In Daphnia magna isolate NIES linkage group LG7, ASM2063170v1.1, whole genome shotgun sequence, a single genomic region encodes these proteins:
- the LOC123474258 gene encoding uncharacterized protein LOC123474258, with protein sequence MVMGELMTRPSTHRSPAPQKEKKAGSAKPSTKPTPLFGKGPVVFHTSTTPPVKKPQQSPPSESNSSSLKKGVIKKCIYCDNAHSKKNCSTFKDLDVTARVEWVKEKRLCFRCLIGTHRGTECPTEIVCNIGNCGQRHHPLLHGAPQVYPANASTTKNAGQPSAKSSDGRAMTIKNRDTAINTSLAIVPVLLQANGVEIETFAFLDPGATVNLIREDVAKQLKCKGNARNVSFGSFHGQDQQFQSTTVSLTVKARDRSFESDLKQVSNVPTQYLKLPCPPKELMEIRRTQQHDSTVCRSNKPLLAVQKLCYHVQESPTEALLLRQVEKLWETESFPIVTPAQPLESTEDKLAKKKFDATIQFDGTRYEVGLPWVSEDIALPDNYNSALRRLFSIENKFVHNSDFAERYKAVIDDYAAKGFARPLKESELKGTFGKNWYLPHHGVVNPRKPEKVRVVFDASANFQGVALNEVLLKGPNLINDIGATLLLFREKLVSLSGDIQQMFLQVGVKKEDRSALRFIWRSPGSRKRPTVYEMQRQIFGSVSSPFICSQVLRHIADLHREEFPEAAERQDASRAVKDSTALQKKGGFHLNQCLSSSRRVLSRVPEGDRNQPRLNFGLEDLPTERTLGVLYDSESDSLIFDVKTDFEASTKRRILSAVSTLYDPLGFLSPVILSAKRILQELWLVGVDWDDQVPEVIQHQWNMWTTNLSQLEAFKIPRALTSSSDIQDIQLHTFCDASAVGFGSVVYLRVTYRNNIVAVNYVTSKSRMAPLRPLTVPKLELQGAVVALRLVKFVQSTLRIPINQIIYWSDSKTVLQWIAS encoded by the exons ATGGTGATGGGTGAATTGATGACCAGGCCGTCTACTCATAGATCACCAGCTccacagaaggaaaagaaagcggGAAGTGCTAAGCCTTCCACCAAACCAACTCCTCTCTTTGGTAAAGGACCTGTTGTTTTTCACACCTCCACAACTCCACCAGTCAAGAAACCGCAGCAAAGTCCTCCCTCTGAGAGTAATTCGTCATCGCTGAAGAAAGGCGTTATTAAGAAGTGCATTTATTGTGATAACGCCCATTCGAAAAAAAACTGTTCCACATTCAAAGATCTAGATGTTACAGCTAGAGTGGAGTgggtaaaagagaaacgattaTGTTTTAGGTGTCTGATTGGAACACATCGGGGAACTGAGTGTCCCACCGAAATCGTCTGCAACATTGGGAACTGTGGTCAACGGCACCACCCTCTATTGCACGGAGCGCCTCAAGTTTATCCCGCGAATGCTTCAACGACTAAAAATGCAGGTCAGCCATCAGCAAAATCGTCTGATGGTCGCGCaatgaccattaaaaacaggGATACGGCTATCAACACTTCCCTAGCTATCGTTCCTGTGTTACTTCAAGCTAACGGGGTGGAAATAGAAACTTTCGCTTTTCTAGATCCAGGAGCGACCGTTAACTTAATTCGAGAGGATGTAGCTAAACAGCTCAAATGCAAAGGGAATGCAAGGAATGTATCCTTTGGCTCGTTTCACGGCCAAGACCAACAGTTTCAATCAACTACGGTTAGTCTGACTGTGAAGGCTCGTGATAGATCTTTCGAATCGGATTTAAAGCAGGTCTCTAATGTGCCGACTCAGTACCTAAAGTTACCATGCCCACCGAAAGAGCTAATGGAGATCCGAA GGACACAGCAACATGATTCAACGGTTTGTCGTTCGAACAAACCTTTGCTGGCGGTGCAAAAACTCTGCTACCATGTACAAGAATCACCGACGGAAGCATTACTTTTGCGCCAAGTTGAGAAATTGTGGGAAACGGAAAGCTTTCCCATTGTAACTCCAGCTCAACCGCTAGAATCAACCGAGGATAAACtagcgaaaaagaaattcgatGCAACTATTCAATTTGACGGAACCAGGTATGAAGTAGGTCTACCATGGGTTTCAGAAGATATCGCATTACCCGACAATTACAATAGTGCATTGCGTAGACTTTTCTcaatcgaaaacaaattcgTTCACAATTCTGATTTTGCTGAGAGATACAAAGCCGTAATCGATGACTATGCGGCAAAGGGGTTCGCTCGGCCTCTCAAAGAAAGTGAATTGAAGGGCACCTTTGGGAAAAATTGGTACCTTCCCCATCATGGAGTCGTAAATCCTCGAAAACCCGAAAAGGTTAGGGTGGTCTTCGACGCTTCGGCAAACTTTCAAGGAGTTGCGCTAAACGAAGTGCTCTTAAAGGGTCCCAATCTCATCAATGACATAGGTGCTACCCTTCTACTCTTCAGAGAAAAGTTGGTGTCCCTATCTGGGGATAttcaacaaatgtttcttcaagttGGCGTGAAGAAAGAAGACCGTTCCGCCCTACGATTTATATGGCGTTCACCTGGTTCTCGAAAAAGACCCACCGTATATGAGATGCAGCGACAAATCTTTGGATCGGTCTCATCCCCTTTCATCTGCTCTCAAGTGCTCCGACATATTGCTGACCTACATCGTGAAGAATTTCCTGAAGCTGCTGAACGTC AGGATGCTAGTCGAGCGGTCAAAGATTCTACAGCATtgcaaaaaaagggaggattcCATCTTAACCAATGCCTCTCTTCATCTCGACGGGTTTTGTCACGTGTACCAGAAGGTGATCGTAATCAGCCTCGCCTGAACTTTGGTCTAGAAGATTTGCCCACGGAGAGAACTTTAGGTGTTTTATATGACAGCGAAAGTGACAGCTTAATCTTTGATGTTAAAACCGACTTCGAAGCGAGTACTAAGCGTCGGATCTTGAGTGCTGTGTCTACCTTGTATGACCCACTGGGGTTTTTATCACCAGTGATCCTTAGCGCCAAAAGAATTCTACAAGAATTGTGGCTTGTCGGTGTTGACTGGGATGACCAAGTTCCCGAAGTAATTCAACACCAGTGGAACATGTGGACTACTAATCTTAGCCAGCTCGAAGCGTTCAAGATCCCGCGAGCTCTAACTTCGTCTAGTGACATCCAAGACATTCAGCTGCATACCTTTTGCGATGCATCCGCCGTTGGGTTTGGCTCTGTGGTATATCTACGAGTAACCTATCGCAACAATATCGTCGCCGTAAATTACGTTACGTCAAAGTCCCGCATGGCACCCCTTCGTCCGCTGACCGTTCCGAAATTAGAACTCCAAGGAGCAGTTGTGGCACTACGCCTTGTGAAGTTCGTCCAATCGACCCTTCGTATTCCCATCAATCAAATCATCTATTGGTCTGACTCTAAAACTGTCCTTCAGTGGATAGCCTCATAG
- the LOC116921867 gene encoding uncharacterized protein LOC116921867 isoform X1, which translates to MVHSMLTLKALFSIVGMSLTVDALSFENFVDPLLSMNEENENLALGQILSSETANSAARLFLSYINSTATVSASYALVIILGISLALLALLGIAYMTASAIFTGTSVQSYYGKRSLPDDEGNELNFQWARIIQILHEMDEHFHRLGAEQSEDDCRKRLVCKLFEEHNDSKDANHRQLANLTNELSDIYGNNELDTGRSDVQPFYDSMKAYNEAVKHGRKFKNCTTLFPKCDRY; encoded by the exons atggttcaTAGTATGTTGACCTTGAAAGCGCTATTTTCCATCGTTGGAATGTCACTAACCGTTGACGCATTATCTTTCGAGAACTTCGTCGATCCGCTGTTAA GTATgaacgaagaaaatgaaaatcttGCACTTGGGCAAATCTTATCGAGTGAAACGGCAAATAGTGCGGCTCGCCTATTTCTATCGTATATCAACTCGACGGCTACCGTATCGGCTTCATACGCACTTGTCATCATCCTAGGCATTTCGTTGGCTTTGCTTGCTCTTCTTGGAATTGCCTATATGACGGCATCGGCAATCTTCACAG GTACCAGCGTTCAGTCTTACTATGGGAAGCGCTCACTGCCAGACGACGAAGGAAATGAACTGAATTTCCAATGGGCTCGTATTATACAAATCCTTCATGAAATGGACGAGCATTTTCATCGCCTAGGAGCTGAACAGAGTGAGGATGATTGTCGGAAACGCTTGGTGTGCAAGTTATTTGAGGAACATAATGACAGTAAAGACGCCAATCATAGGCAGCTCGCAAATCTCACCAACGAGCTCAG TGACATATACGGAAACAATGAATTGGATACCGGACGGTCGGATGTACAGCCATTTTATGACAGTATGAAAGCTTATAACGAAGCCGTCAAACATggaagaaaattcaaaaactgCACGACTCTCTTTCCCAAATGCGATAGATACTGA
- the LOC116920515 gene encoding uncharacterized protein LOC116920515, with product MENYRWVNGPDFLQQEENAWSITIKLPEPSVEDPEHAANHCIKSAQLEKYSEEIEALKNKRPLKLSSMLITLSPFLDEKGILRVGGRLNYASLSFDIKHPKILAHDHPLTRLIVMREHDLLFHPSPERLLSSIRSQYWIIKGRVAIKRYLHKCFTCKRHRATPCIPLMAPLPRHRLIPFQRPFTHVGLDYFSPCNITIYRRKSGTLGSCSLTRLVVFLIAFSSFTARRGCPSVVYSDNGTQIVAGDKAIQLGIERLKEQNIVGQMVKQEIEWHFSPPLAPHFGGVWESLVKSAKVALEAIVESRPLTEELLRGFVIQAQSLLNGRPLTYVSVDPRNPEPLTPYHFLLVQSSPNTEDDVIEDEKLYS from the exons ATGGAGAATTACCGTTGGGTTAATGGCCCAGACTTCTTGCAGCAAGAAGAAAACGCCTGGTCGATAACCATTAAACTTCCCGAACCTTCTGTCGAAGATCCAGAG CACGCTGCTAATCATTGCATCAAATCTGCGCAATTGGAGAAATATTCCGAAGAAATAGAGGctttaaagaataaaaggcCTTTAAAATTGAGTTCGATGCTGATTACTTTATCACCATTTCTGGATGAAAAAGGAATACTGCGAGTAGGAGGTCGCTTGAATTACGCCTCCCTTTCGTTCGACATCAAGCATCCCAAAATCCTGGCTCACGATCATCCACTCACGCGTTTAATCGTCATGAGAGAGCATGATCTCCTGTTTCATCCATCTCCAGAAAGACTGCTCAGCTCAATAAGGTCTCAATATTGGATCATTAAAGGACGAGTGGCTATCAAAAGGTATCTGCACAAGTGCTTTACTTGCAAACGCCACAGAGCTACTCCCTGCATTCCTTTAATGGCCCCGCTTCCGCGTCATCGTCTTATTCCGTTCCAACGTCCATTCACTCATGTGGGTTTGGACTATTTCAGCCCGTGCAACATCACCATTTATCGTCGCAAA AGCGGTACACTTGGAAGTTGCAGCCTCACTCGACTTGTCGTCTTTTTGATcgccttttcttcctttaccGCCCGAAGAGGTTGTCCGTCAGTCGTGTATAGCGACAATGGAACTCAAATTGTTGCTGGGGACAAGGCAATCCAACTAGGCATCGAGCGTCTCAAGGAGCAAAACATCGTTGGTCAAATGgtgaaacaagaaatcgaaTGGCATTTTTCACCACCATTAGCGCCACATTTCGGAGGCGTTTGGGAAAGTCTCGTAAAATCAGCAAAGGTGGCTCTGGAAGCCATTGTGGAATCACGTCCACTTACCGAAGAGCTTTTACGTGGTTTCGTGATTCAGGCCCAATCGTTGTTGAATGGACGTCCACTGACCTATGTCAGTGTGGACCCTCGAAATCCCGAACCACTTACCCCTtatcattttttgttagtcCAGAGCTCGCCTAACACCGAAGACGACGTCATCGAGGACGAGAAACTGTATTCTTGA
- the LOC116921865 gene encoding eukaryotic translation initiation factor 2-alpha kinase: MVTLTKFLVAATFTVVFVLGTAFISGAKQDNILQLEDIDNSFQDEKVNIQENVVLRKEKSLLESLNQENTDHYWDDVIDSDDDEDSQTSLPHYIESSTLIKNTTKKSHLLLVSTLDGTLSALDASDEGNVLWKIETGPGSLLSSSISKVELNSHGKLVRLIPSLDGGLYKFDGEGIEPIPISADSLLHSSYHEADDLLITGGKEVRTYGVDVHTGHLQYMCSADGCHVEPAEAGTSSEFLVLRRHSQIVRAIEPRTGTERWNFSVGRHEASLIHTNADSFSRCKSENIETTKEQVECVVNHSTEEAYVQAQPTTDMLKQYPMEFKVIVPDGLVCAIHSERPGQILWKQKFDSPVVHVWKLIGGILTPVDLFNPNFVPALESQPDVHEDATAIASPLLYVGIHNSQLYVQESARMTDFTLTEQSKHTTDGNPSTSLSALSSLRLPWQPLTAKTSLLAYQGRPGRFTTSTVAPVEDKSEADREKPAKEDNDPKLTALVVRYSTDHPYDRGFYLFEESKLPKNAKKPTIQDDKSARIEEEEEELWEGGRNTPVHIVIVSLWFWWREVVFISLLTAFVFHMIITRQVVKFLQQRWAVELHRHISAIVPPLARLTAPDTDIVGDGATFLNNPAIDIREEARDESMNSVVVQQAPAQVNVGSGPPAFVSRYLTDFEPIQCLGRGGFGLVFEVRNRLDDCHYAVKRIQLPNSEEAREKVMREVKALAKLDNPHIVRYFHAWIECPPPGWQEFQDAAWIDSESLNGPTPFNTGEESCISKIEPYSSDGFGFSNDKSSVDQFRLSKQINSIDLRRRSLTNDSFDVVFEDSSRKRKSSCSGLSFEDETSETCSKNTDARDMKGNYAVMRKPFRVGRSMAKGRKKNMPKTRQHPGSDAKMFLFIQMQLCRKESLREWLRAHVTHRDTYQVLQMFNEIVRAVEYVHLQGLIHRDLKPSNIFFAPDGAIKIGDFGLVTAMAEEACLYSPMSPDGNANCGFGFSPFQRTHTDQVGTQLYMSPEQIEGQPYNHKVDIYSLGLILVELLWPLTTQMEQVTVISQLRKLRFPQGFTEKYPEEAVLLRKMLSRNPDERPTTYGIRSSTPLKSFQDPMVDIPEYLLFSLVRPRSTTRTSSTSSNS; the protein is encoded by the exons ATGGTGACACTGACTAAGTTTTTGGTGGCTGCGACATTTACCGTTGTGTTCGTATTGGGTACAGCATTTATATCTGGTGCAAAGCAAGACAACATTTTGCAGTTGGAAGACATTGACAATTCTTTTCAAGATGAGAAAGTTAACATTCAGGAAAATGTTGttcttagaaaagaaaaatctttgttGGAGTCATTGAATCAAGAGAACACTGACCACTACTGGGATGATGTAATTGATTCAGATGACGATGAGGATTCTCAGACATCACTGCCTCACTACATAGAATCCAGTACTCTTATTAAAAATACAACCAAAAAGAG ccatcttcttcttgtgaGCACATTGGATGGTACTCTCTCTGCCCTTGACGCATCTGATGAAGGCAATGTATTATGGAAAATTGAAACTGGGCCTGGTAGCCTTTTATCATCTAGTATATCCAAAGTGGAACTAAATAGCCATGGAAAACTTGTAAGACTAATACCCTCTCTGGATGGAGGATTGTATAAGTTTGATGGAGAAGGTATAGAGCCTATACCTATATCAGCTGATTCACTTTTGCACTCATCATACCATGAAGCAGATGACCTTCTTATTACTG GTGGCAAAGAAGTTAGAACTTATGGTGTTGATGTACATACTGGACATCTCCAGTATATGTGTTCTGCCGATGGTTGCCATGTAGAACCGGCGGAAGCTGGAACAAGCAGCGAATTCTTAGTTCTAAGAAGGCACAGCCAAATCGTTCGTGCGATAGAACCGCGAACTGGAACAGAACGGTGGAATTTTAGTGTCGGTCGACATGAGGCATCTCTTATTCATACCAATGCCGATT CGTTCTCGAGATGTAAATCTGAAAACATCGAGACTACAAAAGAACAAGTGGAATGTGTTGTTAATCATTCAACGGAGGAAGCTTACGTACAAGCACAACCAACCACCGATATGTTAAAACAATATCCAATGGAATTTAAA GTGATTGTCCCAGATGGATTGGTTTGCGCCATTCATTCGGAGCGTCCTGGCCAAATTTTGTGGAAACAGAAGTTTGATAGTCCGGTTGTCCACGTATGGAAATTAATAG GAGGGATCTTAACGCCTGTTGACTTGTTTAATCCAAACTTTGTCCCAGCCTTGGAAAGTCAGCCGGACGTGCACGAAGATGCGACGGCCATTGCGTCTCCTCTTCTTTACGTCGGTATCCACAATAGCCAGCTATATGTGCAAGAAAGTGCTCGTATGACAGATTTCACGCTTACGGAACAATCGAAACACACAACGGATGGGAATCCAAGTACTTCCTTAAG TGCGTTATCTTCTCTTCGTTTACCATGGCAACCTTTAACTGCAAAAACGTCTTTATTGGCTTACCAAGGCCGACCTGGCCGTTTCACCACGTCTACCGTGGCACCTGTCGAGGACAAAAGTGAAGCAGATAGAGAAAAGCCTGCTAAAGAAGATAATGATCCTAAACTCACTGCCCTGGTCGTTCGCTATTCAACAGATCACCCCTACG ATCGAGGGTTTTACTTATTCGAAGAGAGCAAACTACCCAAAAATGCTAAAAAACCAACAATTCAAGATGACAAATCTGCTCGCattgaagaagaggaagaagagttATGGGAGGGTGGGAGAAATACACCGGTCCATATAGTCATCGTTTCGTTATGGTTTTGGTGGCGTGAAGTGGTCTTCATCAGCCTGCTGACTGCTTTCGTCTTCCACATGATAATTACTCGACAG GTAGTTAAATTCTTACAGCAAAGATGGGCAGTTGAGCTTCATCGCCACATCAGTGCAATAGTTCCTCCGTTGGCTCGTCTTACTGCGCCAGATACTGACATAGTGGGTGACGGTGCAACGTTTTTGAATAATCCTGCCATCGACATTAGAGAAGAAGCACGTGACGAATCGATGAATTCGGTGGTCGTTCAACAAGCCCCAGCACAGGTTAATGTTGGCAGTGGCCCACCTGCATTCGTGTCCCGCTATCTTACAGATTTCGAACCGATTCAATGTCTCGGAAGAGGTGGTTTTGGGTTAGTATTTGAAGTTCGGAATCGGCTAGATGATTGTCACTATGCAGTGAAACGCATTCAGCTTCCAAACAGCGAGGAAGCTAGAGAAAAAGTCATGCGCGAAGTTAAG GCCTTAGCAAAGCTCGACAACCCTCATATTGTAAGATACTTCCATGCTTGGATAGAATGCCCCCCACCTGGTTGGCAAGAATTTCAAGACGCAGCTTGGATTGATAGCGAATCGCTCAATGGACCTACTCCTTTCAACACAGGAGAAGAGAGTTGCATATCGAAAATCGAACCATACAGTTCTGATGGTTTTGGATTTTCAAACGACAAATCCTCAGTtgatcaatttcgattatcGAAGCAGATCAACTCAATCGATCTGCGACGTAGGTCATTGACAAATGACTCATTTGATGTCGTGTTCGAAGATTCTAgtcggaaaagaaaaagttcttGCAGTGGGTTGAGTTTTGAAGATGAAACTTCAGAAACATGTTCCAAAAATACAGATGCACGTGACATGAAAGGCAACTATGCAGTTATGAGAAAACCGTTTCGAGTTGGCCGTTCCATGGCGAAGggtcgtaaaaaaaatatgccgAAAACTCGCCAGCACCCTGGATCAGACgccaaaatgtttttgttcATACAAATGCAACTTTGTCGAAAAGAAAGCTTACGTGAGTGGTTGCGTGCGCATGTCACTCACCGTGATACATATCAGGTTCTCCAGATGTTCAACGAAATTGTTCGAGCTGTGGAATATGTTCACCTCCAG GGTCTGATTCATCGAGATTTAAAACCCTCAAATATATTCTTTGCTCCTGATGGGGCTATAAAGATAGGGGACTTCGGATTAGTTACTGCGATGGCCGAAGAGGCCTGCTTGTATTCGCCTATGTCTCCTGACGGAAACGCTAATTGTGGTTTTGGGTTTTCTCCATTCCAGCGTACTCACACCGACCAAGTTGGTACACAGTTATACATGAGTCCTGAGCAAATTGAAGGCCAACCGTATAATCACAAAGTAGATATTTATTCACTTGGTCTGATCTTGGTAGAATTGCTTTGGCCCCTTACCACACAGATGGAACAG GTAACTGTCATATCCCAGCTACGGAAATTGAGGTTCCCGCAAGGATTCACCGAGAAATACCCGGAAGAA GCGGTACTATTACGTAAAATGCTTTCCCGAAATCCTGATGAAAGGCCAACTACCTATGGTATTCGATCGTCTACACCATTAAAAAGTTTTCAG GATCCGATGGTGGACATTCCGGAATACTTACTCTTTAGCTTAGTACGCCCTCGTAGCACGACGCGGACTTCTTCCACAAGTAGTAATTCCTGA
- the LOC116921868 gene encoding uncharacterized protein LOC116921868 produces the protein MEQVIEIVDSFARGDAIGALAETGRFLYIYNSTTLIASVGAIVGLILLGSLLWIAVASVAKTEKVYNSYGSNNYRKTRSTENDEAAHTFMDLLAMLDETFRKMHLNNFDCQKRAVCEAHRRRSATETIGPFVRRIVYIFGQLDDKPLSALEPESADFLAKYFEAADNGRRNENCADLYTACSEVNIFNPVVHNSL, from the exons ATGGAACAAGTTATTGAAATCGTAGACTCGTTTGCTCGCGGTGATGCTATTGGAGCATTGGCTGAAACTGGCCGCTTTCTCTACATCTACAACTCAACTACACTTATCGCATCGGTAGGTGCTATAGTAGGGTTAATTCTTCTAGGATCCCTGTTGTGGATCGCCGTTGCATCAGTGGCGAAAACCGAAAAGGTTTATAACAGCTACGGCAGTAACAATTATCGGAAAACTCGTTCAACGG AAAACGACGAGGCAGCGCACACATTCATGGATCTACTGGCTATGCTGGACGAAACTTTCCGAAAAATGCATTTAAACAACTTCGACTGCCAGAAGCGCGCTGTTTGTGAAGCTCATCGACGACGCAGTGCTACGGAAACCATCGGCCCCTTTGTTCGACGTATCGTCTACATCTTTGG TCAGTTGGATGACAAGCCACTGAGTGCACTAGAGCCAGAATCTGCTGACTTTTTGGCCAAGTATTTCGAAGCGGCCGATAACGGCAGACGGAACGAAAATTGTGCTGATTTATATACCGCCTGCTCGGAG GTTAACATTTTCAACCCGGTAGTCCACAATTCGCTGTAA
- the LOC116921867 gene encoding uncharacterized protein LOC116921867 isoform X2, protein MVHSMLTLKALFSIVGMSLTVDALSFENFVDPLLRNGEELKLEDQLSELGRVLDVAARNLFNLTVGTSATLSHTNAFFVIILLSGVIFTIFTITAMAASSIFTGTSVQSYYGKRSLPDDEGNELNFQWARIIQILHEMDEHFHRLGAEQSEDDCRKRLVCKLFEEHNDSKDANHRQLANLTNELSDIYGNNELDTGRSDVQPFYDSMKAYNEAVKHGRKFKNCTTLFPKCDRY, encoded by the exons atggttcaTAGTATGTTGACCTTGAAAGCGCTATTTTCCATCGTTGGAATGTCACTAACCGTTGACGCATTATCTTTCGAGAACTTCGTCGATCCGCTGTTAA GAAATGGGGAAGAATTGAAGCTGGAAGATCAGCTCTCTGAGCTAGGTCGGGTTCTTGATGTTGCAGCCCGTAATCTCTTCAATCTAACAGTCGGAACATCGGCAACGCTGAGCCACACAAACGCCTTCTTTGTTATTATCCTTCTTTCCGGTGTCATCTTCACTATATTCACTATCACCGCCATGGCAGCTTCCTCAATTTTCACAG GTACCAGCGTTCAGTCTTACTATGGGAAGCGCTCACTGCCAGACGACGAAGGAAATGAACTGAATTTCCAATGGGCTCGTATTATACAAATCCTTCATGAAATGGACGAGCATTTTCATCGCCTAGGAGCTGAACAGAGTGAGGATGATTGTCGGAAACGCTTGGTGTGCAAGTTATTTGAGGAACATAATGACAGTAAAGACGCCAATCATAGGCAGCTCGCAAATCTCACCAACGAGCTCAG TGACATATACGGAAACAATGAATTGGATACCGGACGGTCGGATGTACAGCCATTTTATGACAGTATGAAAGCTTATAACGAAGCCGTCAAACATggaagaaaattcaaaaactgCACGACTCTCTTTCCCAAATGCGATAGATACTGA